In a single window of the Acetivibrio clariflavus DSM 19732 genome:
- a CDS encoding pyridoxamine 5'-phosphate oxidase family protein — translation MSEVVEFLSNVKTFYIATVDGDKPRVRPFGIAIEHEGKIYFVTNNQKAVYRQLKANPNFEVSATDKDGRWIRLAGKAVFEDNIEVKKKAFEISQNLANIYKTPDNPIFEVFYISEGEAVLYSFNNEPKKLKV, via the coding sequence ATGAGTGAAGTTGTTGAATTTCTTTCAAATGTGAAGACGTTTTATATTGCAACGGTTGATGGTGATAAACCAAGGGTGCGACCTTTCGGAATAGCTATTGAGCATGAAGGGAAAATTTATTTTGTTACAAATAATCAAAAGGCAGTTTACCGACAACTTAAAGCTAATCCGAACTTTGAAGTCAGTGCTACAGATAAAGACGGTAGATGGATAAGGTTAGCCGGTAAAGCGGTATTTGAAGACAATATTGAAGTTAAGAAAAAAGCTTTTGAAATCTCACAAAACCTTGCGAACATTTATAAAACCCCGGACAATCCGATCTTCGAGGTATTCTATATATCGGAAGGGGAAGCAGTTTTATATTCATTTAATAATGAGCCGAAAAAATTAAAAGTCTGA
- a CDS encoding peptide ABC transporter substrate-binding protein has product MRTKKLFLILAVCISILFTSCSYLNLGENDDSKDNEYNFLDSEDDVIDIGPVRGGVLKLYSTNPDTLNPILTNNKYVRDYSAFVFESLVTLDRSQKAVPTLAKSWEVSDDGLTWTFHLEENVFWHDNMPFTAEDVEFTINAIISSPNSSYKPNVSNITMFSAIDRKTFRIVLKNPNSFTAELMTFPILPKHYFEGEEFASSPKNNSPMGTGPYKFAEYSPGQYVKLKSNENWWKGEQDNNNDLKIPYIQEIEIRLYDKTKSGTDAFQGGDVDLLTIDRSLWSKYNGRTDITMKKYTSNEFEYIAFNMSNKILKLPEVRQAIAYAVDKTRIISNLLPGEAVASDLPLIPDTWLNDTNAVFYSPDKEKARKLLEDGGWKESNGLMYKRINGVNTALKLEMLVNEDNSTRLKVAEEIKNQLKEIGIELTINKLKWDEEMKRIERKRFDMVFIGCQITSVPDISFLYSSESGQLNISGYKNEEVDEYLRKITMEKNDDVKKSYYSKLKELINQDVPYLGLYFYNEAVVYSKRIKGEFNPYLWNKYFDFVRWYTPMI; this is encoded by the coding sequence TTGAGGACTAAAAAACTGTTTCTTATTCTGGCTGTTTGTATAAGCATATTGTTTACTTCTTGTTCCTATTTGAATCTCGGTGAGAATGACGATTCTAAGGATAATGAATACAATTTTTTAGACAGTGAGGACGATGTAATTGACATAGGACCCGTAAGGGGAGGAGTGCTTAAGCTGTATTCCACAAATCCCGATACGTTGAATCCTATTCTTACAAACAATAAATATGTAAGGGATTATTCGGCTTTTGTGTTTGAAAGCCTTGTAACCCTTGACAGAAGTCAGAAAGCTGTCCCCACTCTTGCTAAGAGCTGGGAAGTCTCCGATGACGGGCTTACATGGACTTTTCATCTTGAGGAAAATGTGTTTTGGCACGACAATATGCCGTTTACGGCAGAGGATGTCGAGTTTACGATAAATGCCATCATCAGCAGCCCCAACAGTTCATACAAACCGAATGTCAGCAATATAACCATGTTTTCGGCCATTGACCGAAAGACTTTCAGAATTGTGCTGAAAAATCCGAATTCTTTTACAGCGGAGTTAATGACTTTTCCTATACTTCCAAAGCATTATTTTGAAGGTGAGGAATTTGCATCTTCGCCTAAAAACAACTCTCCGATGGGGACAGGCCCTTATAAATTTGCGGAATACAGTCCGGGTCAGTATGTCAAGTTAAAAAGCAATGAGAATTGGTGGAAAGGTGAGCAGGACAATAACAATGATTTGAAGATTCCTTATATTCAGGAAATTGAGATACGCTTGTATGACAAGACAAAAAGCGGAACAGACGCGTTTCAGGGCGGAGATGTTGATTTGTTGACCATTGACAGAAGTTTATGGTCGAAATACAACGGAAGAACCGATATAACCATGAAGAAATATACTTCCAATGAATTTGAGTATATTGCTTTCAATATGTCCAATAAAATTTTGAAACTTCCGGAAGTAAGACAGGCTATTGCATATGCTGTTGACAAGACAAGAATAATCAGCAATTTATTGCCGGGAGAGGCTGTTGCCTCCGATTTGCCGTTAATACCGGATACCTGGCTCAATGATACCAATGCCGTTTTTTACAGTCCCGATAAAGAAAAAGCTAGAAAACTTTTGGAAGACGGCGGCTGGAAGGAAAGCAACGGCTTAATGTACAAAAGAATTAACGGTGTTAATACAGCACTTAAGCTGGAAATGCTGGTCAATGAGGATAACAGCACAAGGCTTAAAGTGGCTGAGGAAATAAAGAACCAATTGAAGGAAATAGGAATAGAGCTGACAATAAATAAACTAAAATGGGACGAAGAGATGAAAAGAATTGAGAGAAAGAGATTTGATATGGTGTTTATCGGATGTCAAATAACATCGGTACCAGATATATCTTTTCTGTACTCGTCCGAATCGGGACAGCTGAATATATCCGGTTATAAAAACGAGGAAGTGGATGAGTATTTGAGGAAAATAACGATGGAGAAAAATGATGACGTTAAAAAGAGTTATTATTCAAAACTGAAAGAGTTGATAAATCAGGATGTACCCTATCTGGGACTGTACTTTTACAATGAAGCAGTGGTGTACAGCAAGAGGATAAAGGGCGAATTCAATCCTTATTTGTGGAATAAGTATTTTGATTTTGTCCGCTGGTATACTCCGATGATTTAA
- the pgeF gene encoding peptidoglycan editing factor PgeF has product MKERFQSNQNITYIEKNGVEFIQFNNLNKYSDILVHCFTTRRGGVSEGEYESLNMAFNKKDKRENVEENYRRVAKALGIDTLNMVLSNQVHDSKIRIVSDMDRGKGIHRESDIIGVDGLMTDCPEVALVTFYADCVPVFLFDPVKRVIALVHSGWRGTLKNISREAVVKMEKEFGCDPRDIEAAIGPSIGQCCFEVGEEVYAEFVNAFDWCQAFCKKVGDKWYIDLQSVIRQVLKSEGLQENKILISGICTKCNNDVFFSHRGDNGKTGTLTAIMQLKNP; this is encoded by the coding sequence TTGAAGGAAAGATTTCAGTCAAATCAAAATATAACATATATTGAGAAAAACGGCGTTGAATTCATCCAATTCAATAATTTAAATAAATATTCCGATATCCTTGTTCACTGCTTTACAACCCGGCGGGGAGGAGTAAGTGAAGGGGAGTATGAATCCCTTAACATGGCCTTTAATAAAAAGGATAAAAGGGAAAATGTCGAGGAAAATTACAGAAGAGTGGCCAAAGCTTTAGGAATTGACACTTTAAACATGGTCCTTTCGAACCAGGTCCATGACAGCAAAATACGGATTGTTTCGGATATGGACAGGGGCAAAGGCATACACAGGGAAAGCGATATAATTGGGGTTGACGGTTTGATGACCGATTGCCCTGAGGTTGCTCTGGTAACTTTTTATGCCGATTGTGTACCGGTGTTTTTGTTTGATCCCGTAAAAAGGGTTATAGCATTAGTCCATTCCGGCTGGCGCGGTACCCTGAAAAACATATCAAGGGAAGCGGTTGTCAAGATGGAGAAGGAGTTTGGATGCGATCCCCGGGACATTGAAGCCGCCATAGGCCCCTCCATCGGTCAATGCTGCTTTGAGGTGGGGGAAGAGGTATATGCGGAATTTGTAAATGCCTTTGACTGGTGCCAAGCTTTTTGTAAGAAGGTAGGAGATAAATGGTATATAGATCTTCAGTCGGTAATCAGGCAGGTACTAAAATCGGAAGGCTTACAGGAAAACAAGATTTTGATTTCAGGTATATGTACCAAGTGCAATAATGACGTTTTCTTTTCCCATAGAGGAGATAATGGGAAGACAGGAACGCTTACAGCAATTATGCAGTTAAAAAATCCTTAA
- a CDS encoding cation:proton antiporter, whose translation MDSEIIIEVVLMIFLSILFGRIAKLLKMPNVTGYLIAGLILGPSILNVIPTSMVSGFKVVSDIALAFIAFSIGSEFSLSYFRKVGIAPIIIAITESFGAIIFVSITLILIGFDLKLSLLLGAIAAATAPAQTIMVINQYKAKGSLTSMLMSVVAIDDAVALIAFGFTVAIVKLMDSALDTSIVLSILSPIYELIISLVIGAAIGILMKLVFRWFKKPSNVLCITIGFVLFSYWAAEYIHGSPLLACMALGGMLTNIYSDIDKLMKISEGFTPPIFMIFFAISGAGFELSALPKIGIIGLVYVIMRILGKILGSWFGGRVTKQEDKICKYLGPTLMPQAGVALGLIVVAESLLPKYAPQIRAVILCSTFIYSLIGPACAKFALEKAGEIVIPPKQHASINC comes from the coding sequence TTGGATAGTGAAATTATTATTGAAGTGGTTTTAATGATCTTTTTAAGTATTTTGTTCGGCAGAATAGCCAAACTTTTAAAGATGCCGAATGTAACAGGGTATCTCATTGCGGGTTTGATTTTAGGTCCGTCAATTTTAAACGTAATACCGACTTCCATGGTAAGCGGCTTTAAAGTTGTATCGGACATAGCGCTTGCATTTATAGCTTTTTCAATAGGTAGTGAATTCAGCCTTTCCTACTTCAGAAAAGTGGGGATAGCTCCCATTATCATTGCAATTACGGAGTCTTTCGGTGCTATTATTTTTGTCAGCATAACACTTATCCTCATAGGCTTTGACCTAAAGCTTTCACTGCTGCTTGGAGCAATTGCTGCGGCTACAGCACCGGCACAGACAATAATGGTAATTAATCAGTACAAGGCAAAGGGGTCCCTGACTTCTATGCTAATGAGCGTTGTGGCCATAGATGATGCCGTTGCGCTTATAGCTTTCGGATTTACGGTAGCCATAGTAAAATTAATGGATTCTGCATTAGATACCAGTATAGTTTTATCCATATTAAGTCCGATATATGAGTTAATTATTTCCCTTGTCATAGGTGCTGCAATAGGCATTCTTATGAAATTGGTTTTCCGGTGGTTTAAAAAGCCGTCCAATGTTCTTTGCATCACCATCGGCTTTGTTTTATTTTCCTACTGGGCTGCAGAATACATACACGGCTCTCCTCTGCTGGCATGTATGGCACTGGGCGGAATGCTTACAAACATTTATTCCGACATTGACAAATTAATGAAAATCTCAGAGGGCTTTACTCCACCCATATTTATGATATTCTTTGCCATTTCCGGTGCCGGTTTTGAATTGTCTGCCCTTCCGAAAATCGGTATTATCGGGCTTGTGTATGTTATTATGAGAATACTTGGAAAAATCTTGGGTTCCTGGTTTGGAGGAAGGGTTACAAAACAGGAGGACAAGATATGCAAATACCTCGGTCCAACGCTTATGCCGCAGGCCGGTGTTGCCCTCGGTTTGATAGTCGTTGCAGAAAGTCTCTTACCGAAATATGCTCCGCAGATTAGGGCTGTAATTCTCTGTTCAACCTTCATCTACTCACTCATCGGTCCTGCCTGTGCAAAATTCGCCCTGGAGAAGGCCGGAGAAATTGTAATTCCTCCGAAGCAGCATGCTTCTATAAATTGCTGA
- a CDS encoding PilZ domain-containing protein — protein sequence MIFKKGDIVTVSNMFEEYMGTALILYKDEEKIDIKIIDEQTGLDVVPGEEILLKYENDNTIFAAYCNILKRLEESGALLLRVKKTFSVINRRFSTRYPAFFKVSISPLDSEQVFEGVIKNMSLRGFMVTTDAELSVNDLVKMGLEYDGRIVELKARIIRKSGQDGNYIYGLCIVDLGYDEKLLLRSIITELKEEKRKLSEKIIREYIGNDG from the coding sequence ATGATTTTTAAAAAAGGAGATATCGTTACCGTATCCAATATGTTTGAAGAATATATGGGTACTGCCCTGATCCTCTATAAGGATGAGGAAAAAATTGATATAAAAATAATTGACGAGCAAACGGGTTTAGATGTAGTACCCGGGGAAGAGATTCTGCTGAAATATGAAAACGATAACACTATTTTTGCTGCTTACTGCAATATTTTAAAAAGGCTGGAAGAGTCAGGTGCGCTGCTGCTTAGGGTAAAAAAGACGTTTTCTGTAATAAACAGGCGTTTTTCAACCAGATATCCTGCTTTTTTCAAGGTGAGTATTTCACCTTTGGATTCAGAGCAGGTATTTGAAGGTGTTATTAAGAATATGAGCCTGAGGGGGTTCATGGTCACCACTGATGCGGAACTTTCGGTGAATGATTTGGTTAAAATGGGGCTTGAATATGACGGACGCATTGTTGAATTGAAAGCCCGGATAATAAGAAAAAGCGGACAGGATGGAAATTATATTTACGGATTGTGTATTGTTGACCTTGGCTATGATGAAAAACTTCTCTTAAGGTCAATTATAACTGAGCTCAAGGAAGAAAAAAGAAAGCTGTCGGAAAAAATTATCAGGGAGTATATTGGAAATGATGGATAA
- a CDS encoding glutamine--tRNA ligase/YqeY domain fusion protein — protein sequence MDENKVNDVEKSSDEENKVVYSNFIQDIIDEDMKSGRFEGAVHTRFPPEPNGYLHIGHAKSICLNFGIAAQNKGLCNLRFDDTNPSKEEDEYVESIKNDVKWLGFDWDDRLYYASDYFDQLYEYAVQLIKMGKAYVCDLSADQIREYRGTLTEPGKESPYRNRSVEENLDLFERMKNGEFEEGSRVLRAKIDMASPNLNMRDPVLYRIMKVRHHRTGDKWCIYPMYDFAHPLSDSIENITHSICTLEFEDHRPLYNWILETLDVKCKSRQVEFARLNLTYTVMSKRKLLQLVKEGHVSGWDDPRMPTISGLRRRGYTPESIREFCARIGVAKSNSTVDIALLEHCIREELNLKATRVMAVLRPLKVVIDNYEEGRVEEFEVPNNPEDPNAGTRKVPFSRVIYIEQDDFCENPPKKYFRLAPGQEVRLKGAYIIKCESVVKDEKTGEIIEVHCSYDPDSRGGSSSDGRKVKGTIHWVSAQHAFEAEVRLYDYLFTDPNPGADENVDFLEQLNPKSLEVLKNCKMEPGLKDAKPGDMFQFLRLGYFCVDSVDSKPGAPVFNRTVTLKDTWAKIANKG from the coding sequence ATGGACGAAAATAAGGTAAATGATGTTGAAAAAAGCAGTGATGAAGAGAATAAAGTTGTTTATTCCAACTTTATACAGGATATTATTGATGAAGATATGAAAAGCGGCAGATTTGAAGGCGCTGTGCATACAAGATTCCCGCCCGAACCCAACGGTTATTTGCATATAGGCCATGCCAAGTCTATATGCCTGAATTTCGGTATAGCCGCTCAAAATAAAGGATTGTGCAATTTGAGGTTTGATGATACCAATCCCAGCAAGGAAGAGGATGAATATGTAGAATCTATAAAAAATGACGTTAAATGGCTGGGATTTGACTGGGATGACAGGCTTTATTACGCATCCGACTACTTTGACCAGCTTTATGAATATGCGGTACAGCTCATAAAAATGGGCAAGGCATATGTTTGTGACTTAAGTGCCGATCAGATTCGCGAATACAGGGGAACACTTACTGAACCGGGTAAGGAAAGTCCCTATAGAAACAGGTCTGTGGAAGAAAATCTGGACTTGTTTGAAAGGATGAAAAACGGAGAATTTGAAGAGGGGTCAAGGGTATTGAGAGCAAAGATTGACATGGCTTCTCCCAATTTAAATATGCGTGACCCTGTTTTATATAGAATAATGAAAGTCAGACATCACAGGACGGGAGACAAGTGGTGTATATACCCCATGTACGATTTTGCCCATCCGTTGTCCGACTCCATTGAAAACATCACTCACTCCATATGTACCCTTGAGTTTGAAGACCATAGGCCGTTGTACAACTGGATATTGGAGACCTTGGATGTTAAATGCAAGTCAAGACAAGTTGAATTTGCAAGATTGAACCTGACTTATACCGTAATGAGCAAGAGAAAGCTTCTGCAGCTTGTTAAAGAAGGACATGTAAGCGGTTGGGATGACCCCAGAATGCCGACCATATCGGGGCTTAGAAGGCGCGGATATACTCCTGAGTCCATAAGGGAGTTCTGTGCCCGCATAGGAGTTGCAAAGAGCAACAGTACTGTTGATATTGCATTGCTTGAGCATTGCATAAGAGAAGAGCTTAACTTAAAGGCTACAAGGGTTATGGCTGTTTTACGTCCGCTGAAGGTAGTTATTGACAATTATGAGGAAGGCAGAGTGGAAGAATTTGAAGTGCCCAACAATCCGGAAGATCCAAATGCAGGTACACGTAAAGTACCTTTTTCCCGTGTTATTTATATAGAACAGGATGATTTTTGCGAAAATCCGCCGAAGAAATACTTCCGTTTGGCTCCTGGCCAGGAAGTAAGGCTAAAGGGTGCCTATATCATTAAATGTGAGAGTGTTGTAAAGGATGAAAAGACCGGTGAAATAATTGAAGTACACTGCTCCTATGACCCGGATTCAAGGGGCGGAAGCAGTTCTGACGGAAGAAAGGTTAAGGGCACTATTCACTGGGTATCGGCGCAGCATGCTTTTGAAGCTGAAGTAAGGCTGTATGACTATCTGTTTACCGATCCTAATCCCGGGGCTGATGAAAACGTGGATTTCCTCGAACAGCTTAATCCAAAGTCACTGGAAGTGCTTAAAAACTGTAAGATGGAACCGGGACTGAAAGATGCGAAACCGGGAGATATGTTCCAGTTTTTGAGACTCGGTTATTTCTGTGTTGACAGCGTGGATTCAAAGCCGGGAGCACCGGTGTTCAACAGGACAGTAACATTGAAGGACACCTGGGCTAAGATTGCCAACAAGGGATAG
- a CDS encoding GtrA family protein → MENGLVSRVKELLVKYKSFIRFAIVGVINTLVTIALNTLCNNVFHLYYKISWVIGFAGGVTNSYIMNKLWTFESKGGNARKTTKEMLQFLTVNLVSLGATTLGLTYFVENMGINENIAQLPTIVISQFINYFGYKLWVFKK, encoded by the coding sequence GTGGAGAATGGGTTGGTGTCCAGGGTTAAGGAATTGCTTGTAAAATACAAAAGTTTTATAAGATTTGCAATTGTAGGTGTTATTAATACCTTAGTAACCATTGCTCTGAATACTTTGTGCAACAATGTATTCCATCTTTATTACAAGATCAGTTGGGTAATAGGTTTTGCTGGCGGTGTAACCAACAGCTATATTATGAACAAGTTATGGACCTTTGAAAGTAAAGGCGGAAATGCCAGGAAGACGACAAAAGAAATGCTGCAGTTTCTTACGGTGAACCTGGTATCTCTTGGGGCAACAACCCTTGGACTGACGTATTTTGTGGAGAATATGGGAATTAATGAGAATATTGCTCAGCTTCCTACAATAGTGATATCTCAGTTTATTAACTATTTCGGTTATAAACTCTGGGTTTTCAAAAAATAG
- a CDS encoding IMP dehydrogenase has product MAYIYNEVSRTFSEYLLIPNLTTERCAPDRVDLSTPLVKYRRGEEEPELKLNIPIASAIMQSVSNDTLAIALARCGGISFIYGSQPVESQAEMVRKVKKYKSGFVVSDSNLRVDNTLKDVLELKKRMGHSTIAVTDDGTSNGKLLGIVTSRDYRISRDPLDKKVGDFMTPFSKLIVGRLGITLSEANDIIWENKLNCLPIVDENQKLHYFVFRKDYDAHKENPYELLDKNKRLMVGAGINTRDYEERVPALVDAGVDILCIDSSDGFSVWQKRTLEYVKSNFKDMKIGGGNVVDREGFLYLAEAGADFVKVGIGGGSICITREQKGIGRGQATAVIEVAKARDEYFEKTGIYIPICSDGGTVHDYHIVLALAMGADFVMMGRYFARFDESPSKKVKRGNSYVKEYWGEGSNRARNWQRYDLGESTNLKFEEGVDSYVPYAGKLKDNLEVTLSKIKSTMSSCGAASIPELQQNARLTLVSSVSIVEGGAHDVILKENEY; this is encoded by the coding sequence ATGGCATATATATATAATGAAGTTTCCAGAACTTTTAGTGAATATCTTCTCATACCGAATTTGACAACTGAAAGATGCGCACCCGACAGAGTCGATTTGAGTACGCCGCTTGTGAAATATAGAAGAGGAGAGGAAGAACCTGAGCTTAAACTCAATATACCTATTGCTTCGGCAATTATGCAGTCGGTATCCAATGATACCCTTGCAATCGCATTGGCAAGATGCGGAGGAATTTCATTTATCTATGGATCTCAACCGGTTGAATCTCAGGCTGAGATGGTAAGGAAAGTAAAGAAGTATAAATCGGGATTTGTTGTAAGTGATTCTAATTTAAGGGTTGACAATACTTTAAAGGATGTACTTGAATTAAAGAAAAGAATGGGACATTCCACAATTGCTGTTACCGATGACGGAACATCCAACGGTAAGCTTTTGGGTATTGTGACAAGCAGAGATTACAGAATCAGCCGTGATCCTTTGGATAAAAAAGTCGGAGACTTTATGACTCCGTTTTCCAAGCTTATTGTGGGACGTTTAGGTATAACCTTAAGTGAAGCCAATGATATCATATGGGAGAACAAACTGAACTGTCTTCCTATAGTGGACGAGAACCAGAAGCTGCATTATTTTGTATTCAGAAAGGACTATGATGCCCATAAGGAAAATCCCTATGAATTATTGGATAAAAACAAGAGACTCATGGTTGGAGCAGGTATAAACACCAGAGACTATGAAGAAAGGGTTCCTGCTCTTGTGGATGCAGGTGTTGACATTCTTTGTATAGATTCCTCCGACGGATTCTCGGTATGGCAGAAAAGGACTCTTGAATATGTAAAGAGTAATTTCAAGGACATGAAAATCGGCGGCGGAAATGTGGTTGACAGGGAAGGTTTCCTGTATCTTGCAGAAGCTGGTGCCGACTTTGTAAAAGTGGGAATCGGAGGAGGTTCCATCTGTATTACAAGGGAACAGAAGGGTATTGGAAGAGGCCAGGCTACGGCCGTTATCGAGGTGGCAAAAGCCAGAGATGAGTATTTTGAAAAGACAGGAATATATATCCCCATTTGCTCTGACGGAGGAACTGTGCATGATTACCATATTGTATTGGCATTGGCAATGGGTGCCGACTTTGTTATGATGGGACGTTACTTTGCAAGATTTGATGAAAGCCCATCCAAGAAAGTTAAACGTGGAAACAGCTATGTTAAGGAATACTGGGGTGAAGGATCCAACAGGGCAAGAAACTGGCAGAGATATGACCTTGGAGAAAGCACCAATCTTAAGTTTGAAGAGGGTGTAGACAGCTATGTCCCCTATGCCGGTAAATTGAAAGACAACCTGGAAGTTACCTTAAGCAAAATTAAGTCCACAATGTCAAGCTGTGGTGCGGCTTCAATACCTGAACTGCAGCAAAATGCAAGATTGACTTTGGTTTCTTCGGTAAGTATTGTAGAAGGCGGAGCACATGACGTTATTCTGAAAGAGAATGAATACTAA
- a CDS encoding (S)-benzoin forming benzil reductase, producing the protein MNYYIITGASRGLGRAIAENLLSKDNHLFCISRRMNDDVITEAGLKDCKIDYFEYDFNFIEEIDMLISTIFERINFSKAQTVCMINNAATLNPIKPVGKYPSFEIISSMNVNLIAPMLLISEFIRRTEEVSCNKMIVNISSGAGKHPYYGWGCYCSAKAALDMFTGCVGLEQSNSPNPVKIISFNPGIMDTDMQSEIRQSREEDFEQVERFIKLKEQGKLKSPDFVAKKLLELIHNNETKSGMLYDINELQ; encoded by the coding sequence ATGAATTACTACATAATAACCGGTGCCTCAAGGGGATTGGGAAGGGCGATAGCGGAGAATTTATTGTCAAAGGATAACCATCTGTTCTGCATTTCAAGAAGGATGAATGACGATGTTATAACCGAGGCAGGACTGAAAGATTGTAAAATAGATTATTTCGAGTACGATTTTAATTTTATAGAAGAGATAGACATGCTTATTTCAACAATATTTGAAAGAATAAACTTCAGCAAGGCACAGACCGTTTGCATGATTAACAATGCCGCAACCTTAAACCCCATAAAGCCGGTGGGCAAGTATCCAAGCTTTGAAATTATAAGCAGCATGAATGTCAATTTGATTGCACCGATGCTTTTGATTTCAGAGTTTATAAGACGGACGGAAGAGGTAAGTTGTAACAAAATGATAGTGAATATATCCTCAGGGGCAGGCAAACATCCTTATTACGGTTGGGGATGCTACTGCAGTGCAAAGGCTGCCCTGGACATGTTTACCGGCTGCGTCGGTTTGGAACAGAGCAATTCCCCGAATCCTGTAAAAATAATATCATTTAATCCCGGGATTATGGATACCGATATGCAAAGTGAAATAAGGCAATCAAGGGAGGAGGATTTTGAACAGGTTGAAAGGTTTATAAAGCTCAAAGAGCAGGGAAAATTGAAATCTCCTGATTTTGTCGCAAAAAAACTGCTGGAATTGATACATAATAATGAAACAAAATCAGGAATGCTATATGATATAAATGAACTGCAATAA
- a CDS encoding HAD family hydrolase — protein MDKKFEYIVFDLGGVMVELAAYEKMMEWMEHKITLEEFNKKWLLSNAVRSFESGKITPSEFANAIIEEFNLPVSEEEFIKGFMNFIKGFYDGMEDLLKKLSQNYTLACLSNTSELHWSKLCSEYDIESMIKHNFLSYKTGLNKPDKEAFLNVIRALGTEPDKILYFDDNQINVDAARQVGMEAYRVCGCEEVCRVLEELKII, from the coding sequence ATGGATAAAAAGTTTGAGTACATTGTGTTTGACTTAGGCGGGGTTATGGTTGAACTTGCCGCCTATGAGAAAATGATGGAGTGGATGGAACATAAAATTACTCTGGAGGAATTTAATAAAAAATGGCTTTTGTCGAATGCTGTAAGGAGTTTTGAAAGCGGAAAGATAACGCCTTCCGAATTTGCCAACGCAATAATTGAGGAATTTAATTTACCTGTTTCAGAAGAGGAATTTATAAAAGGGTTTATGAATTTTATCAAAGGCTTTTATGACGGTATGGAGGATTTATTAAAAAAACTGTCTCAAAATTATACTCTGGCATGTCTTTCAAATACCAGTGAACTCCATTGGAGTAAATTGTGCAGCGAATATGATATAGAGAGTATGATAAAACACAATTTTCTTTCCTATAAAACCGGATTGAATAAGCCTGATAAAGAGGCTTTTCTGAATGTTATAAGAGCACTGGGTACAGAACCTGACAAAATACTGTATTTCGATGACAATCAGATTAATGTGGATGCTGCAAGACAGGTGGGAATGGAAGCTTACAGGGTTTGCGGCTGTGAAGAGGTATGCAGGGTGCTGGAAGAACTTAAAATTATTTAA